From one Scophthalmus maximus strain ysfricsl-2021 chromosome 19, ASM2237912v1, whole genome shotgun sequence genomic stretch:
- the nkx3-1 gene encoding homeobox protein Nkx-3.1: MEMSDTVKPLTSFLIEDILSVKDSTGFNGKCCSHKMERCSHWAEDSEKLAENLCPRETACGVKTESLDTSCPSTSQSRGLSSTGKQRRSRAAFTHLQVLELEKKFDHQKYLSAPERAHLASTLRLTETQVKIWFQNRRYKTKRKQQTSEFCKDVYKADGLGMREDLVRSSLITSFCKAYQYRPYLWDYRGPWGPTLW; encoded by the exons ATGGAAATGTCTGATACGGTTAAACCTCTGACCTCCTTCCTCATAGAGGACATCCTGTCCGTTAAGGACAGCACAGGATTTAATGGCAAATGCTGTTCGCACAAGATGGAAAGATGTTCACACTGGGCAGAAGACTCTGAAAAGTTGGCGGAGAATCTCTGTCCTCGGGAGACGGCTTGTGGAGTAAAGACAG AGTCTCTGGACACATCCTGTCCCAGCACCTCGCAGTCCCGCGGTCTGTCCTCCACAGGGAAACAGAGGCGCTCCCGAGCTGCGTTCACACACCTCCAAGTGCTTGAACTGGAAAAGAAGTTTGACCACCAGAAATACCTGTCTGCCCCGGAGAGGGCTCACCTGGCCAGCACCTTAAGACTCACAGAGACCCAAGTCAAAATCTGGTTTCAGAACCGGCGGTATAAGACCAAACGAAAGCAGCAAACGTCAGAGTTCTGCAAGGATGTGTACAAAGCCGACGGACTGGGCATGAGAGAGGATTTGGTGCGGTCATCACTAATCACCTCCTTCTGCAAAGCCTACCAATACAGACCGTACCTGTGGGACTACAGGGGCCCCTGGGGCCCTACGTTATGGTGA
- the nkx2.7 gene encoding NK2 transcription factor related 7 produces MHPSSTPTSTPFSVKDILNLEQHRDFDNGFLATDQVVPMHHHHHHQHHQHHHQQQQQQQQQQQAVSRSRDFYVCRPEPCASGTQEKLDAHNSAAEDEFNDRETSGADSSPERDGSAQRRPRPRRKPRVLFSQSQVSELETHFRRQRYLSAPEREHLARVLQLTSTQVKIWFQNRRYKCKRQTQDKSLELAGYAPAPAPRRVAVPVLVRDGKLCGAASHPSPYSGTLGHYGAVFGCGSGGAYGCGCHINPLVGATGCGEGPFVPGHCQASPGDVRAW; encoded by the exons ATGCATCCCAGTTCAACTCCAACCTCGACGCCCTTTTCGGTCAAGGATATTTTGAACCTGGAGCAACACAGGGACTTTGACAATGGATTTCTGGCGACGGACCAAGTTGTTCCGAtgcatcaccatcaccaccaccaacatcatcaacatcatcatcagcagcagcagcagcagcagcagcagcagcaggctgtgtCCAGGAGCAGGGACTTCTACGTCTGCCGGCCAGAGCCGTGCGCCTCCGGGACGCAGGAGAAGCTCGACGCACACAACTCCGCAGCAGAGGATGAGTTCAACGATCGGG AGACGAGCGGTGCCGACAGTTCACCCGAGCGCGACGGGAGCGCGCAGCGCAGGCCCCGGCCGCGCAGGAAGCCCCGGGTCCTCTTCTCGCAGTCCCAGGTGTCCGAGCTGGAGACGCACTTCAGGCGGCAGCGCTACCTGTCTGCGCCGGAGCGAGAGCACCTGGCCCGCGTCCTGCAGCTCACCTCCACGCAGGTgaagatctggttccagaacaggAGGTACAAGTGCAAGCGCCAGACGCAGGACAAGTCCCTGGAGCTGGCCGGCTACGCGCCCGCGCCCGCGCCCCGGCGGGTCGCGGTGCCGGTGCTGGTGCGGGACGGGAAGCTGTGCGGCGCGGCCTCGCACCCGTCGCCTTACAGCGGGACTCTTGGACACTACGGCGCCGTGTTCGGGTGTGGAAGCGGCGGCGCGTACGGCTGCGGGTGTCACATCAACCCGCTGGTCGGTGCGACGGGCTGCGGCGAGGGGCCCTTCGTCCCCGGACACTGCCAGGCTTCCCCGGGGGACGTGAGGGCCTGGTGA